Proteins encoded within one genomic window of Candidatus Hydrogenedentota bacterium:
- the lexA gene encoding transcriptional repressor LexA: MAKGLTRRQADILHFIVRCIRDNGMPPTIAEIGRRFNISSTNGVNDHLVALERKGCIERTSKARSIRVTGEGAAGLYGAGATMVPLVGRIAAGIPILAEENIEDTIPVAPALGVEGGYALRVQGDSMIEDGILEGDTIIVDPQRRVRRGDIVVALVNDEATVKHFYAQGDMVELRPANAAMQPIRVPARDVQVQGVVVGLQRTFG, encoded by the coding sequence ATGGCAAAGGGATTGACGCGCCGTCAGGCAGATATACTGCATTTCATTGTCCGTTGCATACGCGACAACGGCATGCCCCCGACCATCGCCGAGATCGGGCGGCGGTTTAACATCTCTTCGACCAACGGTGTGAACGACCACCTCGTGGCCCTTGAGCGCAAAGGCTGCATCGAACGGACTTCCAAGGCCCGTTCGATCCGGGTGACGGGAGAAGGCGCGGCGGGCTTGTACGGGGCTGGCGCTACCATGGTGCCCTTGGTCGGCCGGATCGCGGCGGGCATCCCGATTCTGGCCGAAGAGAACATCGAGGACACCATCCCCGTGGCTCCGGCCCTGGGCGTCGAAGGCGGCTATGCGCTTCGCGTACAGGGAGATAGCATGATCGAGGACGGGATCCTGGAGGGGGACACGATCATCGTCGACCCCCAGCGCCGGGTTCGAAGAGGCGACATTGTCGTGGCGCTCGTGAATGACGAAGCGACCGTCAAACACTTTTATGCGCAGGGCGACATGGTGGAATTGCGCCCCGCGAACGCAGCCATGCAGCCGATCAGGGTCCCGGCGCGGGACGTGCAGGTCCAGGGCGTTGTGGTGGGATTGCAGCGCACCTTCGGGTGA